The sequence below is a genomic window from Rhizobium sp. NXC14.
TAAGGCCACAACTGTCTTTCACACATGTCCACAACGGTTTTCTGACCGCGGGAATCGACGCCGGCGTTTTCGGCATCGCGGCGCTTTCGCTGATGCTGCTCACACCGGTGATCGGCGCGTGGAGAAAAGAAGCCGGGCCGGGCCGCGATCTGGCGATTGCGCTCGCTCTTCTGCTCTTCAGCAGCTACGTCATAACCGGCAGCTTTGGCATCATGTTCAACCAGAAGGCTCTGGACCCTATCTTCGCCTATATGGTCGCACTTATCTGCACGGATCGAGGCAGCATACGCTTTGCGCCCGTTGTTTCGAGCTGACGTCTTGCATATTGGAAGGCGGCTGGCCAAGGCCTTCAAAGGCCGCAAGGCCGCAAGGCCGCAAGGCGGAAGCTGACGCAGAGCAAGCTTGATCTCGGGGCGATCCCGGCCGATGATGATCCCATGCTTCTTTACGTCACCCTCGGAACCAACGACCTCGACCGCGCAGGGCATTTTTACGATGCCGTTCTGCCGGTGCTCGGCTATCGTCGCCAGCATTTTTCGCAGGAGGAGATCGGCTATTCCGCGCCAGGCGATACGCGCTGCCGCTTCTGGGTGGTGACGCCCTTCAATCGCCGCCGGGCGACATCAGGCAATGGCGCCATGGTCGCATTCGCAGCCGAGACGCGGGCAGCCGTCGATGCATTCCATGCGGCGGCTATTGCGGCAGGCGCCGCCAATGAAGGCGGGCCGGGTCTGCGCTCCTACCATGCCCATTTCTATGCCGCCTATGTCCGCGATCTCGACGGCAACAAACTCTCTGCCGTCTGCGAGAGCCCTGAATAGGAAGCTCATTTCACTGCTTGCTGCTCGGCCTCGATCGCAGATGCCGCCACGCGTCTCGAGCGATGGCCGGAAACGAGCGCGCCAGCGTTGCGATCCATGCGGATGAAGGGAATGGTCGCAATCACCGTCAGTCCGGCAATGATATAGAAAGCCAGGTGGAAATCGGCCACATCAAGCGCCTCGCCCCTGATATAGATCGAGGTCTCCAATATTGCGGCCGCCACCGCGACGCCAAGCGCCAAGCTGACCTGCTGCATGACGGAGCTCATCGATGTCGCCTGGCTGGCTTCGGCATCGTTGATATCGGCGAAGGCAAGCGCATTGACGCCGGTGAACATGAAGGAGCGGGAGAAGCCGCCGAGAAGCAGCACGCCGATAATGACGAGATGCGGCGTTGCCGGCGTGAAGAGGCCGGTGACGATGGTCACGAGCGTCGTCACCATGGCGGCGCCGATCAGCGTCGTGCGAAAGCCGGTGGCGGCGAAAACGCGCTTGGCCATGAACTTTGTGGTGATCGCACCGATCGCTCCGGCAAAGGTGATGAGACCGGATTGGAACGGCGTCAGCCCGAAGCCGAGCTGCAGCATCAGCGGTGTCAGGAACGGCATGGCGCCGACGCAGATTCGAAAGAGATTGCCGCCCATGGTCGAAGCCCGGAACGTCGGATTTTTGAACAGATTGAGGTTGAGGATCGGCGCCGGGTGGCGCTTCGCATGGCTGATGTAGAGGACGCCGCAGCCAAGGCCGACTAAGGTCGCGGTGATGCCGATGATCGGCGGCAGGGCCGGCAGGCTGACCACCGACAGGCCGAAGACGACGCCGGCGGCTGAAAGCGAGGTCAGCACGAAGCCCGTGAAATCGAGCTTCGGCGGCGCCATTGCTTCCACCTCCGGCAGGAAGATCGTTGCAAGCCAGATGCCGATGATGCCCACCGGCACGTTGATCAGGAAGATCCAGTGCCAGCTGAAATAGGTGGTGATGAAGCCGCCGAGCGGCGGGCCGGTGAGCGGGCCGACAAGGGCGGGAATGGTGAGCAGCGCCATGGCGGAGACAAGGTCGCTGCGCTGCGTGGTGCGCACCAGGACGAGACGGCCGACCGGCGTCATCATCGCGCCGCCCATGCCCTGCAGGAACCGGGCGAAAACGAATTCGACGAGATTGGAGGAGACGGCGCAGAAGATCGAGCCAATGACGAAGACCGAGATGGCAAGGCGGAAGATCTTCTTGGCGCCGAACCTGTCGGCCATCCAGCCGCTGACCGGGATGAACACCGCCAGCGCCACCATGTAGGAGGTCAGCGCCAGCTTCAGCGTGATCGGCCCGACATTGAGATCCTTGGCGATTGCCGGGAGCGCCGTCGAAATCACGGTGGAGTCCATCTGCTCCATGAAGAGAGCGACGGCAAGGATCAGCGGGACGATGCGGTTCATAGGCGGGAGCCTTGATAGGCTGCGGATCGGAGCAGGAAAGGCACTTGCTGTGTAGACTGAGTTCCAGGGCCTGCCAATCCTTCAATCCGCTTCGATCGTACGTTTGGTTCACGTCTGCGTGAGATGGCTTGCACGAAAACCTTCCCTATCAAGATTGGCAGATGTTCCGGACAGAAAATCCGGGCAGACACATCGTCGGGGCAGCGCGGCGGCACACTGCGCATCAAAGGGGAGTGGATATGGCAATCTCAACGCATATAAAGCGGCGCACGCTTTTTGTCGCAAGCCTAGGACTGTTGGCGGCGCCGATGATTTTAAGAGAGAAGGCCGAAGCGGCCGTGACTGGAGAAAGCAGCACTATGGATGCAGCGCCTTTGCCCGAAATCGATCAATTCAAGCTTGGTTCCTACAAGGTTACCGTCGTGCGCGACGGCATCAACATCTCCGAAAAGCCCCATGAAACCTTCGGCACCAATCAGGACCCCGAAACGGTCAAGGCATTGCTGACCGCAAACTTCCTGCCGGCAGATAAATTTCTCAACGGATATTCGCCTGCCCTCATCGATACCGGCTCGGATGTCATTCTTGTCGATACCGGCTTCGGTGCAGCCGGGCGGGTGCGCGGCGCCGGCCGCCTTGCCGAAGGCTTGAAAGCCGCAGGATATTCAACAGACGACGTCACCGTCGTGGCGCTCACCCACCTGCACGGCGATCATATTGGCGGCCTGACGGAAAATGCCGCAGCTGCCTTCAAGAATGCCCGCTATGTCATCGGCCAGGCGGAATATGACTTTTGGTCGAACAAATCACGCGAAGGTACGCCCGCCGAAGGCGGCCACAAAGCCGTGCTCGCCAACGTGACGCCGCTCGTCGAAAAAGCCACCTTCATCAAAGACGGTGACAGCGTTGCGCCCGGCATGACAGCGATGCTGGCAGCCGGTCACAGCCCGGGCCACATGGTGTTCCATGTTGAATCCGAGGGTAAACGCCTGGTGCTGACCGGCGATACGGCCAACCATTATATTCTGTCGCTGCTGCGCCCGGATTGGGAAGTGCGCTTCGATATGGACAAGGCACAGGCGGCAGCCAGCCGCCGCAAGGTTTTCGACATGATCGCCACCGAGAAGATCGCCTTCCTCGGCTACCACATGCCTTTCCCGGCGGTCGGTTTCGCCGAGAAGCAGGATGGCGGCTATCGTTTCGTGCCGAAGACCTATCAGTTCGACATCTGATCCAGGGCGGTTCAGCTTTCACCGAAGGAGGAACCGCTCGATCCCTTTGTTTGGCGCGATTTCCGGCAAACCTGCTTCGCGATTTAGCTGGGAATTGCTCTCCATGCATGGCACCCATGACGAGCCCGGCCGATGTACCGGGCTTTTTGCTATTTCCTTCCTGTCGTAGACGTGTTACCAGCCCTCGCCAACTTCCAAGCAACTCATGCACACCGCCGGGGCGGACGATTCGTTTCCGGGGCCGGTTGCATTTTCTTAAACGAAGGAATTTGGCCATGGCACGCATCATTGAAACGGCAACCGGCGCGGACGCGCTTACCTTCGACGACGTGCTGCTGCAGCCGGGGCACTCCGAGGTCATGCCCGGCCAGACGAACATCGCCACCCGCATCGCCCGCGACTTCGATCTCAACATCCCGATCCTCTCTTCAGCCATGGATACCGTCACCGAAAGCCGGCTGGCGATTGCCATGGCGCAGGCCGGCGGCCTCGGCGTCATCCACCGCAACCTGACGCCGATCGAGCAGGCCGAAGAGGTCCGCCAGGTGAAGAAGTTCGAAAGCGGCATGGTGGTCAATCCCGTCACCATCGGCCCGGAAGCGAAGCTTGCCGAAGCGCTCTCCCTGATGAAATCGCATGGCATCTCCGGCATCCCGGTCGTCGAGAAGTCCGGCCGCCTCGTCGGCATCCTCACCAACCGCGACGTCCGCTTCGCCTCGGATCCGGAGCAGAAGATCCATGAACTGATGACCAAGGACAATCTGGTCACCGTCAAGGAGAGCGTCGATCAGCAGGAGGCCAAGCGCCTGCTGCATTCGCATCGCATCGAGAAGCTGCTGGTCGTCGACGCCGAAGGCCGCTGCGTCGGCCTCATCACCGTCAAGGATATCGAGAAGTCGCAGCTGAACCCGAACGCCTCCAAGGATGCGCAGGGCCGGCTTCGCGCCGCCGCCGCCATCAGCGTCGGCGACGACGGCTTCGAGCGCGCCGAACGGCTGATCGAGGCCGGCGTCGACCTCCTGGTCGTCGATACCGCCCATGGCCATTCGCAGCGCGTCCTCGATGCTGTGACCCGCGTCAAGAAGCTTTCCAACTCGGTCAGGATCATGGCCGGCAACGTCGCAACCTATGACGGCACCAGGGCGCTGATCGATGCCGGTGCGGACGCCGTCAAGGTTGGCATCGGCCCCGGTTCGATCTGCACGACGCGCATTGTCGCCGGCGTCGGCGTTCCCCAACTCGCCGCCATTATGTCGGCCGTCCAGGCCGCCCAGGATCAGGATGTGCCCGTTATCGCCGATGGCGGCATCAAATTCTCCGGAGACCTTGCCAAGGCAATCGCCGCCGGCGCCTCCGCCGTCATGATCGGCTCGCTGCTCGCCGGCACCGATGAGAGCCCGGGCGAGGTCTATCTTTACCAGGGCCGTTCCTTCAAGGCCTATCGCGGCATGGGCTCCGTCGGCGCCATGGCCCGTGGCTCGGCCGACCGTTATTTCCAGGCTGAGGTGCGCGACACGCTGAAGCTCGTCCCGGAGGGCATCGAGGGTCAGGTGCCCTACAAGGGACCGGTCTCGGCCGTCGTCCACCAGCTCGCCGGCGGTCTCAAGGCCGCCATGGGTTATGTCGGCGGCAAGGACCTGAAGGATTTCCAAGAGCGCGCCACCTTCGTGCGCATCTCCGGCGCCGGCCTTCGCGAAAGCCACGCCCATGACGTGACGATCACCCGCGAGAGCCCGAACTATCCGGGCGCCGGCCTCTGATCATGAAGGCGGGCAGCGCAATTCCCCTCTGGGTGGTCGCGCTGCTCGCAGTCCTCTGCCTTGCCGTGCTCGCCTGCACGACCTTCGGCTTCGTCGTGCCTTTCAAGCACGAAACCGGGCAGGCGGTACTCGACACCTATTTCGCCGGTTACGACGAATCGGCCGTCTTCCACATGCAGAAGCTGCTCGATGAAAACGAGACGGCGGCCAAATTGCTCAGCGCCATGTATTTCGGGCCGGAGCTGATGTTTCCGGCATTGCTCACGGCGCTGCTGTTCCTTGTCTTCGTGAGGCTCGGCCCCGTCGGCTCGTGGTTCGGCCGGTCACTTCATCCGCTCATAGCCAAGGCGATCTATCTGCTGCCTTTCATCTACGGCATCTCGGACTACGGCGAGAACATTTCCAGCCTGATTGCTTTCGGCAACGGCGCGTCTGCAGGTCCTGCAATGCACGTGCTGCCGTGGATGACGCGGTTGAAATTCGCAAGCCTCGCTATCTGCTTCATCGTCGCCGCTCGGCTTGCCGTCGCCCGTTGGCTGTCGACAGGCCAGGACTGAAGCGGCATCAGCTCCTTCGCCGCCAAACCGGATTTGACAGTCTCGCCATCATGAAATCGGAAAGGACCTCGACCTTCGCTGGCCGGTTGCGAGCAGAAGGTGTGACGAAATACACTGCGCCTGTTGGCAGCGTCCAGCCGGGAAGGATCGGCTTCAGCCGGCCGTCTATGAGATAGTCATGTGCGAGAAACTCGGGTAGCTCGATGATCCCGAGGCCGCGTAGCGCCATTGGCACCAAAGCTTGCGAATTGGTTGCCTTGAGAGAGCCACTTGGTACGATGACCTCCTCCTTACCTTCACTGTTGCGCAGGCGCCAGACATCCTGCCGCGCCCTGTAGGAGTATCCGAGGCAATGATGAGCCGCTAGTTCGCTCGGATGTTCCGGCACGCCGTACCGATCGAGATATGCGGGTGCAGCGAGAATGAAGCGATCCACCGGCGTCAGCCTGCGCGCGACCAATGACGAATCCGGCAGCACCGCGATTCTGAGCGCCGCATCAAAGCCTTCTCCTACGATATCGACGACGGCATCGCTCATGTGCAGGTCGATCGAAATCTCCGGAAAGAGCTCGAAAAACTCAGGCAGGACCGGCGCCAGCCAGCGTGTCCCGAAGGCCATCGGTGCGGCAAGCCTGATGAGCCCCTTCGGCCGGGTGGCAATCTCCCTGGCAGTGTCCTCTGCCATCTCGGCTTCCGCATAGATTCGTGCGGCGCTGTCGACCAGTCGCAGGCCGAATTCAGTCAACGCGAGCTGCCGAGAGGTGCGGTTAAAGAGCCTTGCCCCCAGCCTGTGCTCAAGACGGCTCACGGCGCGCGAAACGGTCGGCACTGACACGCCGAGCGTCTGTGCAGCCCGAAGGAAAGAACGCTCTTCGGCGACCTTCGCAAACATCGCCAGACCCTCGAAATCGGGAAACTTGTTCATTTCATTTCTGAAACAATAGCTTTCAATTCTTTCTATTCCGAAAGAATGCCCCCCGTCCATATCTCAGCTTCAGTCGAACCAAAGGAGACGACAAATGACACAACGATTGAATGCGAAGATTGCGGTTATCACCGGCGCCACGTCTGGCATTGGCCTTGCAACGGCCAGGCGCTTCGTCGCTGAGGGCGCACGGGTTTTCATCACGGGCCGTCGCAAGGACGTTCTCGATGCGGCAGTCGCTGAGATCGGCGGCGGGGTTGTGGGAATTCAGGCTGACTCAGCCAATCCAGCCGACCTCGATCGCCTCTATGAACGGGTGAAGGCAGAAGCTGGGAAAGTCGACGTGCTCTTCGTCAACGCGGGTGGTGGCTCCATGTTGCCCCTCGGCGAAATTACCGAAGAGCAGTATGACGACACGTTCGATCGGAATGTGAAGGGAGTTCTCTTTACGGTCCAGAAGGCCTTGCCACTGCTTTCGACAGGATCATCGATCATCCTGACGGGATCGACAGCAGGCTCGACCGGGACACCCGCCTTCAGCGTTTACGCTGCATCGAAAGCCGCTCTGCGCAGTTTTGCGCGCAACTGGATCCTCGACTTGAAGGATCGCGGGATTCGGGTCAACACGCTTAGCCCTGGTCCGACGGAAACGACCGGACTGGTCGAATTGGCAGGTAAGGACCCAGTGCAACAGCAGGGCCTGCTTGACGCCCTGGCGGCCCAGGTGCCAATGGGCAGGGTCGGCCGTGCCGAGGAAGTTGCCGCTGCCGCACTCTTCCTCGCTTCGGAGGATTCCAGCTTCGTCACCGGTGCCGAACTCTTCGTCGATGGCGGCAGCGCCCAGGTGTGAAGACGATATCGGGTTTGCGGATGCCGGCGGCGAGCCGCTGGCACCCGCTTATCCTTTCCGCTAATGCTGCCAATGACATACGAAAGCGGAAAGGAAGTGGCGATCATGACCGGCTATGAAATCTTCTGGCCACTCCTTGCCCATGTGGCCCTGGTCTATGGTCTCTACGGGCTTCTTGGCTTGAGGCGAAAGAAAATGGTCCGAGCCGGAAAAGTCGCTCGGTCGGATTACCGAGAAAATCGCGGCGAGCCGGTCGAAAGCCTCGTTGTGAAGAACGCTCTCGCCAACCAGTTCGAACTGCCGGTGCTCTTCTATGCCTGCAGCATTCTCCTTTATATCACGCAGGCCGACAACATCTTCACCGTCAGTCTTGCGTGGATCTTCGTCGCGCTGCGTTATGCTCACGCCGCCGTTCACGTCACCAGCAATGAAATGCGCTATCGCAGTCCTCTTTTTGCGGCAGGCTACCTTGTGCTCGCTGTCCTGTGGGTCTGGCTCGCTGTGTGGATGGCGATGGACTGACTTGCGTCGATCGCACCTGACCGAACGCGCGCCTGTACCAAGGTAGGTCCGCCGCTTATCCCTGTTCTCACACAACCTTTCGAAGTCTTTTCAATCCCCGTCAATTAGCGCGATATGCTGCGAGGGCTTGATTTCACAGGCTTTTGCCGGTCGTTAGAATGTGAACTTTTCCATTTACCGCTGATGAAGGCCTGCAATGTCATATCCGCTCGATGGGGTGGTGGCAGATAGCTCCTCCGCGAAACAATAAGAATGGGAGCGACATGGGCGCGGAAAGCATGGATCGCATCGGCTTGCGCAGGCAGCCGAAGCAGGAGCGCAGCATCCAGAGGCTGGATCTTATCCTCGCCGCCGCCGCCAAGATCATCGCCAAAAAGGGCGTCAGCGCCATGCGGATGACGGAACTCGCGATCGCCGCCAAGGTACCGATCGGCTCGGTTTACCAGTATTTTCCCGAGAAGGCGGCGATCGTAAAAGCCCTGTTCGACCAGCACGCTTCGGCGATCCAGGCGAAGACGGCGGCGATGTTCAGCGATGTGCAGTCACTCGATCAGGCCCTCGATCGCGTCTGCGCCACCATCGACTGGTATTACGAATCTTATCGCGACGATCCCGTCTATCGCGGCGTCTGGATGGGAACCGAAACCGATCAGGATCTGCTTCGGCTGAACATCGAGCATAGCGGTCGCGTCGCCGGTATCTTTCATGACGCCGTAAGCAGGTTGGCTCCCGACCTTTGCGACGAGGAAATGTTCGCGCGCACTTACCTTTTCAGCCACCTGATCGGCGCCGTCGTCCGGCTTGCCGCTGTCAGCGAAGAGACCATAGCGCGGTGCATGCTCGGCGAGTGGAAGCGCGTCATCCGCGCCTCCCTTTTTGCAGCCAGCGCCGCCTGAGCCTTTCTACCAGCTCGGCACCATGTTGGCGGCCTTCGGCCGCGGGTAAAGCCGCGCCTGAGCCGATTTGACATCCGCGTCCAGACCGTCGTCGACGACAGCCGGCGTGATGTTGTCGAGGCAGGCAGTGATATGCGCCGTAATCGCGTTCATCAGCGACAGCGAGACGCCTGGCCGCTTCATGATGCCGATCTGCACCGGCGGCAGCGCCGGGAAACCGTCGGCCTGGCTTAGCACCTTCATGCCCGTCCGCAGCGCCGATTCCGGCATGACCGAGACCGCCATGCCGGCCAGCACCGCCGCGGCGACGACGGTGCAGGACCAGCTGGTGAACAGGATCTGGTGCTCGCGGCCTACGGCATCGAGAGCCGAGCAGGCGAGCTGGCGCCATTGGCAGTCGCGGCGGCCGACGGCAAGCGGCACCGGCGCGTCGTCGCGGATCGGATGGTTTGCCGAGCCGACCCAGCAGAGCGGCTCGGTTCTCACCACATCGGACATGCGCTCGCGCGGATTGTGGGTGACGAGCGCGATGTCGAGCTCACCCTTGTGCATGCGCTCGGCGAGATCCACCGAGGGCTCGCAGACGATGTAGAGCTCGACGTTCGGATGGGTCTTGGCAAAGCGGCCGATGATTTCAGGCATATAGCGGTCGGCATAATCATCCGGCGTACCGATGCGCAGCGTCCCCTCCAGCCTGTTGTCGTCGAAGGCGGCGATCGCCTCATTGTTGAGGCGGATGATGCGGCGGGCGTAATTGAGCAGTTTTTCCCCCTCGACCGTCAGCCGGTTACCGCGGCCGTCCTTGATGAACAGCTGCTTGCCGATGCGCTCTTCGAGACGGCGCATCTGCATGGAGACGGCGGATTGGGTCTTGTAGACCCTGTCGGCGGCCTTGGTGAAGCTGCCGGAATCGACGATGGCGATGAAAGTCTGCAACTGGTCGAGATCAAGAGGCGCGGACATGGGTTCACCTATAAAGATAGCTGATGATAATCATTAGAAACATTCGTTGGACTGATCAATAGGTCTTTGGCATCTTCGAGATGCAAATCAAGCAAAGTGTAGGACAGACACCCTGCCTGTCCTAGAGCGCCGCGCGTCTTTTCAGACGCGCAAAAGGACGCTGTAGCATTTTGAGTGGCTGCATAATTTTATCCTTAAATCAATTCCGATTTAAGGAATTAAGCAGTGCCGAATCCAGCCTGCTCCCTTCCGCACGACCTCGCGGCAGGGGTGGGTTGTTGCGTGCCCCGAAAGAAAGGAGAGTTCGATGCACACGACAGACCGGACACTAGAACTCGACTGCGGTAGGCTTACCCCGACGTTTTACCAGCGTCTGGCGGCAGGCCTTGCGCCGTTGACCTTCCTCTTTCGCGTGTTCCGCAATCGCATGGAGATCAACGCGCTGCATGATCTGAACGACGCGCAGCTGAGGGACATCGGCCTCACCCGGGCCGACCTGACCTCGGCGTTCCTGGCCTCGACTTTTTTTGAGGACCCGTCGGAACATCTGACGCGCTCGGCGCGTAATCGTTGGCGCCTGCAGTTCTTCCGCTCCTCCGACGAGTAGGAGCGCGAGTTTCCCCGCAGGGTGATAGCCAATAGCCCTGCCGCTTGACCCGGTGATCGGCTTTCCCAGCCATCGCCGGGTCTTTTTATGCGTGCCGGATGTCGCCTGGACGCGACGCGCGTTAGGTCTCTGACGAAGGCTTCGGCCGGTAGGTTTCGAAGATCGCCTCCAGATTCCTCTGATAGCTCTTCTGCACCTCCAGCCCGCTGTCGAACATGGCGTTCAGCATGTCGGCATAGCTCTCGGCATTGAGTTTTTGCTCTTCCTTCGGCGCTGCCTGCGTCTTCGCTGCCGGCTTTTGGGCCGCCGGCTGCTGGCTGAGGCCGGCCATCATCTCCTGGAAAGCCTTGGCGAAGGGATTGTCGAGGAAGGGGTTGGGTTGAGGCGCCGGTTCGGGCTTCGGTGCCGAAAACATCGTCTGCATCGCTTGCGTGAACGGGTTGTCGAAGATGCTGGCTTCAGGAGCAGTCTTTGGCTTCGGTGCGAAGCCCGTGCTTTCCAGCCATTTCTGGATGGTCTCGCCCATCGCCGTGTTGACGAAGGGATTGACGGGCGCGGCCATCTGACCGGTCGTTTGCTTGAAGAGCCCGCCCATCAGCGTATCTGCCAGCACCGGCAGCATCTGTTTGTAGATTTCCTGCCCGATCCCGGTCATCTGGGCGGCCTGGGCTGCGATCGCCCGCGAAACCTCTTTGGAGCCGAAGAGCTGGGCGAGGATACTGTTGCCGTCGGAAATGCCCTCAGGCGTGAAAGCCCGGCTCATATCTTCGAAATAACGTGCGTAATTGCCGGAGGCGACGGCCTGCATCAATCCGACGAAATCGTAAGGATTGCTGGTGCTGCGCTTCAGGCCGGCGGAAAAGGCCGGCATCAGCGCGGCCATGGCCTTCGTTGCCTGCTCCTGAGCCAAGTTGAATTGACGGGCGACCGCTTCCATCGCTGCGCCGTTCTGCGCCTGCATCATCATGTCGAAGAGTGGCAG
It includes:
- a CDS encoding LysR family transcriptional regulator yields the protein MNKFPDFEGLAMFAKVAEERSFLRAAQTLGVSVPTVSRAVSRLEHRLGARLFNRTSRQLALTEFGLRLVDSAARIYAEAEMAEDTAREIATRPKGLIRLAAPMAFGTRWLAPVLPEFFELFPEISIDLHMSDAVVDIVGEGFDAALRIAVLPDSSLVARRLTPVDRFILAAPAYLDRYGVPEHPSELAAHHCLGYSYRARQDVWRLRNSEGKEEVIVPSGSLKATNSQALVPMALRGLGIIELPEFLAHDYLIDGRLKPILPGWTLPTGAVYFVTPSARNRPAKVEVLSDFMMARLSNPVWRRRS
- the guaB gene encoding IMP dehydrogenase, with protein sequence MARIIETATGADALTFDDVLLQPGHSEVMPGQTNIATRIARDFDLNIPILSSAMDTVTESRLAIAMAQAGGLGVIHRNLTPIEQAEEVRQVKKFESGMVVNPVTIGPEAKLAEALSLMKSHGISGIPVVEKSGRLVGILTNRDVRFASDPEQKIHELMTKDNLVTVKESVDQQEAKRLLHSHRIEKLLVVDAEGRCVGLITVKDIEKSQLNPNASKDAQGRLRAAAAISVGDDGFERAERLIEAGVDLLVVDTAHGHSQRVLDAVTRVKKLSNSVRIMAGNVATYDGTRALIDAGADAVKVGIGPGSICTTRIVAGVGVPQLAAIMSAVQAAQDQDVPVIADGGIKFSGDLAKAIAAGASAVMIGSLLAGTDESPGEVYLYQGRSFKAYRGMGSVGAMARGSADRYFQAEVRDTLKLVPEGIEGQVPYKGPVSAVVHQLAGGLKAAMGYVGGKDLKDFQERATFVRISGAGLRESHAHDVTITRESPNYPGAGL
- a CDS encoding DUF937 domain-containing protein, with the protein product MLPLFDMMMQAQNGAAMEAVARQFNLAQEQATKAMAALMPAFSAGLKRSTSNPYDFVGLMQAVASGNYARYFEDMSRAFTPEGISDGNSILAQLFGSKEVSRAIAAQAAQMTGIGQEIYKQMLPVLADTLMGGLFKQTTGQMAAPVNPFVNTAMGETIQKWLESTGFAPKPKTAPEASIFDNPFTQAMQTMFSAPKPEPAPQPNPFLDNPFAKAFQEMMAGLSQQPAAQKPAAKTQAAPKEEQKLNAESYADMLNAMFDSGLEVQKSYQRNLEAIFETYRPKPSSET
- a CDS encoding LysR substrate-binding domain-containing protein produces the protein MSAPLDLDQLQTFIAIVDSGSFTKAADRVYKTQSAVSMQMRRLEERIGKQLFIKDGRGNRLTVEGEKLLNYARRIIRLNNEAIAAFDDNRLEGTLRIGTPDDYADRYMPEIIGRFAKTHPNVELYIVCEPSVDLAERMHKGELDIALVTHNPRERMSDVVRTEPLCWVGSANHPIRDDAPVPLAVGRRDCQWRQLACSALDAVGREHQILFTSWSCTVVAAAVLAGMAVSVMPESALRTGMKVLSQADGFPALPPVQIGIMKRPGVSLSLMNAITAHITACLDNITPAVVDDGLDADVKSAQARLYPRPKAANMVPSW
- a CDS encoding MBL fold metallo-hydrolase, which produces MAISTHIKRRTLFVASLGLLAAPMILREKAEAAVTGESSTMDAAPLPEIDQFKLGSYKVTVVRDGINISEKPHETFGTNQDPETVKALLTANFLPADKFLNGYSPALIDTGSDVILVDTGFGAAGRVRGAGRLAEGLKAAGYSTDDVTVVALTHLHGDHIGGLTENAAAAFKNARYVIGQAEYDFWSNKSREGTPAEGGHKAVLANVTPLVEKATFIKDGDSVAPGMTAMLAAGHSPGHMVFHVESEGKRLVLTGDTANHYILSLLRPDWEVRFDMDKAQAAASRRKVFDMIATEKIAFLGYHMPFPAVGFAEKQDGGYRFVPKTYQFDI
- a CDS encoding VOC family protein, whose translation is MLLYVTLGTNDLDRAGHFYDAVLPVLGYRRQHFSQEEIGYSAPGDTRCRFWVVTPFNRRRATSGNGAMVAFAAETRAAVDAFHAAAIAAGAANEGGPGLRSYHAHFYAAYVRDLDGNKLSAVCESPE
- a CDS encoding MAPEG family protein, coding for MTGYEIFWPLLAHVALVYGLYGLLGLRRKKMVRAGKVARSDYRENRGEPVESLVVKNALANQFELPVLFYACSILLYITQADNIFTVSLAWIFVALRYAHAAVHVTSNEMRYRSPLFAAGYLVLAVLWVWLAVWMAMD
- a CDS encoding TetR family transcriptional regulator, whose translation is MGAESMDRIGLRRQPKQERSIQRLDLILAAAAKIIAKKGVSAMRMTELAIAAKVPIGSVYQYFPEKAAIVKALFDQHASAIQAKTAAMFSDVQSLDQALDRVCATIDWYYESYRDDPVYRGVWMGTETDQDLLRLNIEHSGRVAGIFHDAVSRLAPDLCDEEMFARTYLFSHLIGAVVRLAAVSEETIARCMLGEWKRVIRASLFAASAA
- a CDS encoding DUF1127 domain-containing protein, which translates into the protein MHTTDRTLELDCGRLTPTFYQRLAAGLAPLTFLFRVFRNRMEINALHDLNDAQLRDIGLTRADLTSAFLASTFFEDPSEHLTRSARNRWRLQFFRSSDE
- a CDS encoding DHA2 family efflux MFS transporter permease subunit, coding for MNRIVPLILAVALFMEQMDSTVISTALPAIAKDLNVGPITLKLALTSYMVALAVFIPVSGWMADRFGAKKIFRLAISVFVIGSIFCAVSSNLVEFVFARFLQGMGGAMMTPVGRLVLVRTTQRSDLVSAMALLTIPALVGPLTGPPLGGFITTYFSWHWIFLINVPVGIIGIWLATIFLPEVEAMAPPKLDFTGFVLTSLSAAGVVFGLSVVSLPALPPIIGITATLVGLGCGVLYISHAKRHPAPILNLNLFKNPTFRASTMGGNLFRICVGAMPFLTPLMLQLGFGLTPFQSGLITFAGAIGAITTKFMAKRVFAATGFRTTLIGAAMVTTLVTIVTGLFTPATPHLVIIGVLLLGGFSRSFMFTGVNALAFADINDAEASQATSMSSVMQQVSLALGVAVAAAILETSIYIRGEALDVADFHLAFYIIAGLTVIATIPFIRMDRNAGALVSGHRSRRVAASAIEAEQQAVK
- a CDS encoding SDR family oxidoreductase, giving the protein MTQRLNAKIAVITGATSGIGLATARRFVAEGARVFITGRRKDVLDAAVAEIGGGVVGIQADSANPADLDRLYERVKAEAGKVDVLFVNAGGGSMLPLGEITEEQYDDTFDRNVKGVLFTVQKALPLLSTGSSIILTGSTAGSTGTPAFSVYAASKAALRSFARNWILDLKDRGIRVNTLSPGPTETTGLVELAGKDPVQQQGLLDALAAQVPMGRVGRAEEVAAAALFLASEDSSFVTGAELFVDGGSAQV